Proteins found in one Prochlorothrix hollandica PCC 9006 = CALU 1027 genomic segment:
- the mgtE gene encoding magnesium transporter, with the protein MTNNSAARTFTGSRKELSELVRAQLQVLLEQDNFQGAKALLVPVQPVDIADAIEGLPETMQAIAFRLLSKDEAIEVYEHLDSSIQQLLIEDFKRQDVLDVVDKMSPDDRARLFDELPAKVVRRLVEQLSPQERQSTALLLGYGAGTAGRTMTPEYLSLKENMTAADAIDRIRNLADVSETVYYLYVTDTARHLSGILSLRDVVVAQPQQTIGEIMTRDVVSVFTDADQEDVARMIQRYDFLAVPVVDREGRLVGIVTVDDVIDILEEETTEDIYTLGGVQSGSDDYFQTNLLTVARRRVVWLLVLLITNTGTSAVISSQQDILQRVVSLAAFIPLLIGTGGNVGAQSSTVVIRGLNTDRLRTIGAFRVIYREAAAGAILGLMLAIVVAVWAYFLQQDLAVSIAVGVSLMAISILASTAGSSLPLLFQKIGLDPALMSAPFITTAVDVLGVFIYLSVARIAVDATRG; encoded by the coding sequence TTGACTAATAACTCAGCGGCTAGAACGTTCACCGGTTCACGGAAAGAACTCAGTGAATTGGTGCGTGCCCAATTGCAGGTGTTGTTGGAACAGGATAATTTCCAAGGGGCCAAGGCGTTGTTGGTGCCGGTGCAACCGGTGGACATTGCCGATGCCATTGAAGGGTTGCCGGAAACCATGCAAGCCATTGCCTTTCGCCTGCTGTCCAAAGATGAGGCGATCGAGGTCTATGAACACCTAGACTCCAGTATTCAGCAGCTTTTAATTGAGGATTTTAAGCGCCAGGACGTGCTGGATGTGGTGGATAAGATGTCCCCGGACGATCGCGCCCGCCTCTTTGATGAATTACCCGCCAAGGTAGTGCGGCGGTTGGTGGAACAACTCAGCCCCCAGGAACGGCAATCTACGGCCTTGCTGCTGGGCTATGGGGCGGGCACCGCCGGACGCACCATGACCCCGGAGTATCTCTCCCTCAAGGAGAACATGACGGCGGCGGATGCCATCGATCGCATTCGCAATCTGGCAGATGTCAGCGAAACCGTCTATTACCTCTATGTCACGGATACGGCGCGGCACCTGAGCGGGATCCTCTCGTTGCGGGATGTGGTGGTGGCCCAACCCCAGCAAACCATTGGCGAGATTATGACCCGGGATGTGGTGTCGGTGTTTACCGATGCGGATCAAGAAGACGTGGCCCGCATGATCCAGCGCTATGACTTTTTAGCGGTGCCGGTGGTCGATCGGGAAGGTCGCCTCGTGGGCATCGTCACCGTGGACGATGTCATTGACATTTTGGAAGAGGAAACCACGGAGGATATTTATACCCTGGGGGGGGTCCAGTCCGGCAGTGATGACTATTTCCAAACCAATCTGCTGACGGTGGCACGGCGGCGGGTGGTGTGGCTGTTGGTGCTGCTCATTACCAACACCGGCACCAGTGCGGTCATCAGCAGCCAGCAGGATATTTTGCAACGGGTGGTGTCCCTGGCGGCGTTCATTCCCCTGCTGATCGGCACGGGGGGTAATGTGGGTGCCCAGTCCTCCACGGTGGTGATTCGAGGCTTAAACACCGATCGCCTGCGCACCATCGGTGCCTTTCGGGTCATTTATCGCGAAGCCGCAGCGGGGGCCATTTTGGGGTTGATGCTGGCGATCGTTGTGGCGGTGTGGGCCTATTTCCTCCAACAGGATTTGGCGGTGTCGATCGCCGTGGGGGTCAGCCTCATGGCCATTTCCATCCTGGCCTCCACCGCTGGCTCCAGCCTGCCCCTCCTGTTCCAAAAAATAGGCTTAGATCCCGCCCTGATGTCCGCCCCCTTTATCACCACAGCCGTGGACGTACTAGGGGTTTTCATCTATCTCTCAGTGGCCCGAATCGCCGTCGATGCCACCAGAGGCTAG
- a CDS encoding thioredoxin family protein, with amino-acid sequence MALTSSTLVPLGTPAPAFSLPDVVTGSTISLDTFADRTGLLVMFICQHCPFVKHIETELAALGRDYGPQGLGMVAISANAIETHPQDGPEHLKAMAERLGFTFPYCFDASQSTAKAYDAVCTPDFFLFGGDRRLIYRGQLDDSRPSNGKPVTGRDLRGAIAALLADRPIDPNQLPSVGCNIKWKP; translated from the coding sequence ATGGCTTTAACCTCCTCAACCCTGGTGCCCCTCGGAACCCCGGCCCCCGCCTTCAGTCTGCCCGATGTGGTCACCGGCTCCACCATTAGCCTCGACACCTTTGCCGATCGCACGGGACTCTTGGTGATGTTTATTTGCCAGCACTGCCCCTTTGTTAAACACATAGAAACCGAACTCGCCGCCCTAGGCCGGGATTACGGACCCCAGGGCTTAGGAATGGTGGCCATCAGTGCCAATGCCATCGAAACCCATCCCCAGGATGGCCCGGAACACCTCAAGGCCATGGCGGAGCGCCTGGGATTCACCTTCCCCTATTGCTTTGATGCCAGCCAGTCCACCGCCAAAGCCTATGATGCCGTCTGTACCCCCGATTTCTTTCTGTTTGGGGGCGATCGCCGCTTGATCTACCGGGGCCAACTGGATGACAGCCGCCCCAGCAATGGTAAACCGGTGACGGGACGGGATCTGCGGGGAGCGATCGCGGCGCTATTGGCCGATCGACCGATCGATCCCAATCAACTCCCCAGCGTCGGCTGCAATATCAAATGGAAACCCTAA
- a CDS encoding YkgJ family cysteine cluster protein has translation MATWQCIENCGACCHLDPRDRPDLDQYLDPDDLQLYLSLVGEDGWCRNFDPVARRCGIYDDRPWFCRVEAQGYQAMFGIEPAELNDFAIDCCLEQIEGVYGDRSLEALRFQREVGLLT, from the coding sequence ATGGCCACTTGGCAATGTATTGAAAACTGTGGTGCCTGTTGCCACCTAGACCCCCGCGATCGCCCCGATCTGGATCAATATCTGGATCCCGATGACTTGCAGCTTTACCTCAGCTTAGTGGGGGAGGATGGCTGGTGCCGCAATTTTGACCCCGTGGCGCGGCGCTGTGGCATTTATGACGATCGCCCCTGGTTCTGTCGGGTGGAAGCCCAGGGCTATCAGGCCATGTTTGGCATTGAACCAGCGGAACTCAACGACTTTGCCATTGATTGCTGCCTGGAGCAAATTGAAGGGGTTTATGGCGATCGGAGCCTGGAAGCCCTCCGGTTCCAAAGGGAGGTGGGTTTACTGACCTAA
- a CDS encoding circadian clock protein KaiA, which translates to MLSKLSIHALIQSDLLREDLQRSVNRDRYHLICYGVAKEFTTVICSPDRQPDCLLIQETDHTHRLFQQLVERGILLPIVILTTNLASPAPLVSVSSNASSGNAPADPALSTAEAEVPPAVDPVEEVAPAPFSFNYVYHSAEVWHNQADSSGINASVDKAIVQFLQLSPLARLGGFSASLPPAGRTNSRRFLVQHQQRLAEKLRERLGYLGVYYKRDTKQFLRHLPPQESQELWAGLRVLYRDIVLNYFENSSQLNTFIDEFVNLTFFADIPVTNVVELHMELMDEFSKQLKMEGRSEEVLLDYRLTLIDIIAHLCEMYRRSIPRED; encoded by the coding sequence GTGTTATCGAAGTTATCCATTCATGCCTTAATTCAGTCTGACCTCCTCCGTGAGGACTTGCAGCGATCGGTCAACCGCGATCGCTATCATCTCATTTGCTATGGTGTAGCTAAAGAATTTACGACGGTTATCTGTTCTCCCGATCGCCAGCCTGATTGTCTGTTGATCCAGGAAACCGACCATACCCATCGTCTGTTTCAGCAACTGGTTGAGCGGGGTATTTTATTACCGATCGTGATTCTCACAACGAATCTCGCGTCCCCTGCCCCCTTGGTGTCTGTATCTAGCAATGCTTCATCTGGCAATGCTCCAGCCGATCCAGCTTTATCCACCGCTGAGGCTGAGGTTCCCCCCGCTGTGGACCCTGTGGAGGAGGTAGCCCCTGCCCCCTTTTCCTTCAATTATGTTTACCATTCTGCGGAAGTTTGGCATAATCAGGCCGACTCTAGTGGCATCAATGCATCGGTGGATAAGGCGATCGTTCAGTTCCTCCAGCTCTCTCCCCTAGCGCGTTTGGGAGGGTTCTCCGCTAGTCTTCCCCCTGCCGGACGTACCAATAGCCGCCGCTTTTTAGTACAACATCAGCAACGTTTAGCCGAGAAGCTTCGGGAGCGATTGGGGTACTTAGGGGTGTATTACAAACGGGATACCAAGCAATTTCTCCGCCACTTGCCTCCCCAGGAATCCCAAGAACTCTGGGCTGGTTTACGGGTCTTATACCGGGATATTGTTCTCAATTATTTTGAAAACTCTAGTCAGCTCAACACCTTTATTGATGAGTTTGTTAATTTGACGTTTTTCGCGGATATCCCTGTGACCAATGTGGTGGAGTTACACATGGAGTTGATGGATGAGTTTTCCAAGCAGCTCAAAATGGAGGGACGCAGCGAAGAGGTTTTATTGGATTACCGGCTAACCCTTATTGATATCATTGCCCATCTCTGCGAAATGTATCGCCGCTCTATTCCTCGGGAAGATTAG